From the Lampris incognitus isolate fLamInc1 chromosome 10, fLamInc1.hap2, whole genome shotgun sequence genome, one window contains:
- the mettl22 gene encoding methyltransferase-like protein 22, protein MDQITFRHDTVLSDVHLLLPNIRHLMVRLNSAGQPVFISKFKILQDLEKQDTSKINSSTTQKSEKEDEPGKVGPVGGEEGAVDPTLDEDGDLEVKRRPRKSDVKGGDRDKVYPIILSKSPDVSEEEEGECEGHQCLKNFIRIEHTMATPLDDVGKQVWRGAFLLADFILSHPTTFQGATVLELGAGTGFTSVVMAAVAKRVYCTDVGDDLLSMCQRNLTLNTHLLEPAGGEVRVRKLDWLQHSLCTDIDVEFSWTEEEVADLHDNTSFIIAADVCYEDDLTDGLFRTLYRLCNILPKPCTIYLSIEKRMNFTLRRMDVSCEAYDHFRHCLSELQSMVDGCNSFSVEQVPATFPQCLHYERIEQLELWKVTVTPLSWKKT, encoded by the exons ATGGACCAGATCACTTTTCGCCATGACACGGTACTGTCCGATGTACATTTGCTTCTCCCCAACATACGCCACCTTATGGTACGGCTCAACTCTGCAGGTCAGCCAG TCTTCATTTCAAAATTCAAGATCCTGCAGGATTTGGAGAAGCAAGATACTTCCAAAATCAACTCCAGTACCACGCAGAAGAGCGAGAAGGAAGATGAGCCTGGAAAGGTGGGGCCAGTAGGAGGGGAGGAAGGAGCTGTGGATCCAACCCTCGATGAGGATGGGGACCTGGAGGTGAAGCGAAG ACCAAGAAAAAGTGATGTAAAGGGTGGCGACCGAGACAAGGTCTATCCCATTATCCTCAGCAAGTCCCCAGATGTGTCggaagaagaggagggagagtgTGAAGGTCATCAGTGCCTCAAAAATTTTATTAGGATCG AGCACACCATGGCCACTCCACTAGATGATGTCGGTAAACAG GTGTGGAGAGGGGCATTCCTGCTGGCTGACTTTATCCTCTCTCATCCAACCACGTTTCAGGGAGCCACAGTCCTGGAGCTGGGGGCAGGAACAGGGTTTACCAGTGTCGTAATGGCTGCTGTTGCAAAAAGAGTTTACTGCACAG ATGTGGGGGATGACCTTCTAAGCATGTGCCAGAGGAACCTGACACTAAACACACATCTGCTCGAGCCTGCAG GTGGTGAAGTGAGAGTAAGAAAGCTAGACTGGCTCCAACACAGCCTCTGTACAG ACATTGATGTGGAGTTTAGCTGGACCGAGGAAGAAGTGGCAGATCTCCATGACAACACTAGCTTCATCATTGCTGCTGATG TTTGTTATGAAGATGATCTGACTGACGGGCTTTTCCGAACTCTTTACCGATTGTGCAATATCCTTCCCAAGCCCTGCACTATCTACCTTTCCATAGAGAAAAG GATGAACTTCACCCTGCGACGCATGGATGTTTCATGTGAGGCCTATGACCATTTTCGCCACTGTCTGTCAGAGCTGCAAAGCATGGTGGATGGATGCAACAGCTTCAGCGTAGAGCAGGTCCCTGCCACTTTCCCCCAGTGCCTGCACTACGAACGCATCGAGCAACTG GAGCTGTGGAAGGTAACTGTGACACCTCTCAGCTGGAAGAAAACATGA